Genomic window (Bosea vaviloviae):
TCTCCTGCGCCGACAATGTCGCCTTCTCCTTGAAGATGCGTGGCGTCGCGAAGGCGCAGCGTCGGGCGGAGGCGATGCGCCTGCTCGAGCTCGTTGCGATGGAGCGCTATGCCGAGCGCCTGCCGGCGCAGCTTTCGGGCGGCCAGCAGCAGCGCGTCGCGCTCGCCCGTGCCCTGATCACCAAGCCGCAGATCCTGCTGCTCGACGAGCCGCTTTCGGCGCTCGATCCGTTCCTGCGCATCAAGATGCGCGCCGAACTGAAGAAGCTGCAGAAAGAGCTCGGCATCACCTTCATCCACGTCACCCATGGCGAGGACGAGGCGATGGCGCTGGCCGATCTGATGGTGGTGATGAACCAGGGCCTGATCGAGCAGGCGGGCACGCCGCGCGAGGTCTTCAATGCGCCGGCGACCGCCTTCATCGCCCGCTTCATCGGCGGCCACAACATCGTCGCCGATGCATCAGGCGCGATTGCGGTCCGCACCGACAAGCTGCGCCTGACCAAGGCCG
Coding sequences:
- a CDS encoding ABC transporter ATP-binding protein, translated to MPNQEAGLRGSDLELVQVTKRYGATVAVDAINLRVKAGTYCCLLGPSGCGKSSTLRMIAGHEAVSEGDIILGPTNVTDLPPARRGTAMMFQSYALFPHLSCADNVAFSLKMRGVAKAQRRAEAMRLLELVAMERYAERLPAQLSGGQQQRVALARALITKPQILLLDEPLSALDPFLRIKMRAELKKLQKELGITFIHVTHGEDEAMALADLMVVMNQGLIEQAGTPREVFNAPATAFIARFIGGHNIVADASGAIAVRTDKLRLTKAVNGAARTAVVSDVEYQGSYVQVGLAADFATELTANLSEAAFDAEPFNPGDTVAVSWREADIHRLGAAT